Genomic segment of Mucilaginibacter sabulilitoris:
GCACTCGCCGCAGGTGCTAAAAGGGCATTAAAACTTAAAGTTGGCGGCGCTTTCCATTCCCCATTAATGGAGGCGGCAAGGGTTGAGCTGGAAGCTGCTATTGTTGCTACCGAAATTAACCGGCCGGTTTGTACTATATATCAAAATATAGATGCCAAACCTTATACTGATCCGGCGTTGATTAAACAAAACTTAATAGCTCAGCTCACCGGGCCTGTAAGGTGGACACAAACCGTAAAACACATGCTCGAAGACGGCGCTACTTCTTTTACCGAAGTTGGCCCAGGTAAGGTATTGCAAGGCCTGGTAAAAAAAGTTGACATGGCGGTGCCTACTAGTAGCGCTGTTTTACAGTAATAATTATTACAGGCACCGCAAGGTGCCTTTTATTGTTATTAATAAATTTATATAAGGCAATTTGACTACCTCCGGAAAAATACGTTTGTTGTTGACCCTGATAGGCATTTGTTTATTATTTACGGCTATTATTGTCCAAAAAACGTATGCGCCGGTAAATAATCTGGTACAAATCGGCCGTACGGTAGAAAATAATCTGCACCAAAAAGAGGCTTATGTAAATGGGCTTATAAACGATAAATTAAAATTCAGGCTGTTTAAATACCTGCCCGATAATGAGCAGGATGCACTTAATGATATTGATGAAATAACCAATCGTAACAACATTTGGTTTGTTACACTCTATAATAACCACCTCAGGTTTTGGAGCGGTATAAAAGTAATTCCTGATAATTTAGCAGGCATAACCGAAGGCTACTCATTTATTAAGCAGCCCAATGGTTATTATGAAACCGTAAGAAAAAGTAAAGGTGATTTTTCCGTTATTTTTTTTATTCCTATAAAAACCAATTACGCGTTTGAAAACCAATATCTTCAAAATACTTTTAACCGCGATCTGGTTAAGGAGAACAACATTGACATAGCCGATTTTTCTGATCGAAACGTATATGAGGTACACAGTAGCAATAACGATTATTTATTCTCTGTAAAAGAGAAGGCAAATGCGGTTAATGATGCGTTTGTTTATTATGAACTGACCGTTTGGATATTAACTATCCTGACATTGTGTATTTTAATGCATAATGTCTGTTGCTACGTAGCATCAAAAGACTATGCATGGGTTGCGGCAGTTTTTTTGGCTTTGTTTATTGTATTGTTCAGGTATATTAATCTGCATTACAACCTACCCGATTTTACATATACACTTTCCGTTTTTAATCCGGCATATTATGCTTCGAGCGTGGTATATCCTTCCCTGGGCGATTTTTGTATCAATATTTTGTGTATACTCTGGTTTGTTACTTTCCTGCATCAGCAACGGCATCGCTTGTTTAATACTACACCGGCTAAGGTTTCAAGTTATGTTATTGCAATAACCTGTATATTGATACTTATTGTAATATCAGCCTTGTTTTTAAATTTATTTTATGGCCTGGTTATCAATTCAAAAATAAGTTTTAATGTAAATAACGTACTTAGCCTTTCAGGATTCAGTTTACTCGGGGTATTAATGGTGTGCTTTAGCTTCCTGGCGTTTTACATCATTAATGAAATTGCGCTCTTTGTTTGTTTAAAGCTTATTATACCACGTTCGCACCTACTATTTCTTTTCATAATTAGCGTTATTTTAACAACAGTGACTTTTGCATGGTATAAAGAGTATACATCTTTTTACCTGCTATGGGCAATATTGGTTATTGTAAGAGCCTACGGTTTTTTATATCATAACGGGCGACTTAACGCGGTAACTTTTCTTTGTATTGTATTAATATGCTCACTTATATCAGCTATAAAACTTAACCAGTTTGAAACTATAAAAGAAAGGGGAACACGTGAAGCCCTGGTTCAAAAACTGGAGGTACCTGATGACGCAACCGCAGACTATATTTTTAAACGAATAGAAGGGCAGATAGTTGCCGATTCGGCAATCGTCTCGTACTTTAAGCAGGACTCATTGCATAACCGGGATTTTCTGAAAACCCGTTTTCAAAAGCTTTATTTTGATGGTTATCTGTCAAAATATGAATTTAAAGTACATGAGTATAACGAAAAAGACGAGCCTGTAACAGGTGATAATTATTCGTTAAATGTATTTAAAGACCTGGTGCTGTATAGTTCATTTAAGGTATCAGATTACTTCTATCGCGAAAACGAATCTTTCGGATTTCAAAATTACTTTGCCATACTGCCTGTTAATTATGCCGGTAGGCAACTGGGTACATTGGTAATTGAATTAAAATCAAAACCGCTGCAATCGTCGGGCTCATTTCCAGAATTACTGATTGATGGCCATATAAAATCTGAAGATGAATTTAAAGATTACTCTTATGCCTTCTATATCGACAATAAATTGTTAAGCCAGAGAGGTAATTATGTTTATACGCTTAATAATACGGAGTTTAATGGTGATATTAAGAAATATCAAATTAAAATTACCCGAAGTAATAATGGAGAGTGGTATGATAACTTTACAACTTATAACCATCTCATATACAAACCCAGTAACCGTAACTTAATAATAGTAAGCAAGGAGGTTAATTCTTTATATAATGGAATAACCTCCCTCACATTCTTTTTTGTGGTATTGCTCATGTTTAGCGCCGTAATTGTGGGTATCAGATGGGCATGGAAGCGCATCAGGATATTTAGCATTACCGAAAATGGCATTAAATGGCACTTGAGATTAAATTTCGATAGGATATTATACAGAACACGAATACAATTCTCTATGATCTTCGCTGTAATGATAACGCTCATTATGGTAGGGTTTATCACATTTATATCCATCAGTACACAATATCACACCCAGCAGGATAAAATGATCCGCGATAAAATAACGCGTATAGTTACAGCGTTTGAAAGTGGTATTTTCAACAAGTATATATATAATGTAAACGAAGAAAGCCAGGTTAGTTTTAACGAACTGGCTAATAATTATTCAACCGATCTGATCCTGTATGATACCAATGGAGTACCACTTGTAACCACTCAGCCCAAAATTTATGAATACGGATTATCGGCTAAAAGAATGAACGCGAGGGCATTTATTTACTTAAGCAGGCTGCAAAAATCGGAGTTCGTAAACGAAGAGAAAATAGGCGGGTTAAGTTACAAAGCAGCTTATGCGCCAATCATTAGTTCAAATAAAACCATTGCTTACATTCAGTTACCCTATTTTTCTAATGAGGCTGATTATCGGGAACGGATCAGTTCATTGCTCAATGTAATGATCAATGTATATGCTGTAGTATTTATAGCTATTGGTTTGTTCGCCATTATTATAGCCCGGCAAATTACAGCTCCCCTAAACTTTATTCAGGAAAGTTTGAGTAAAACCATATATGGCAAGAAGAATGAGCATATTAAATGGGCGCGTAATGATGAAATAGGGGCCCTTATAAAAGAGTATAATAAAATGATATCGGCCCTGGAGCATAGTGCCCACCGGCTGGCGCAATCAGAGCGCGAAAGTGCCTGGCGCGAAATGGCCAAACAGGTGGCGCACGAAATTAAAAATCCCTTAACCCCTTTAAAGCTGGGTTTGCAGCTGCTTGATAAATCATGGAAAGATAAGGATCCTAAGTTTGATCAGAAGTTTGAGCGTTTCAGCAGATCATTTGTTGAGCAGATCGAGAGCTTGTCGTCCATTGCGTCTGAATTTTCAGCTTTTGCCAAAATGCCGGATACACGTATAGAGCAGATCAATATTTTTGAAATGCTGGGTCAGGCGGTAACCATTTTTAAACAAATGGATAATATCTATATTACTTATCAGCCACCCGAAGCTCCGTTTATCATCAGTGCTGATCGTGATCAGTTATTGCGCTGCTTTAACAATCTGTTAAAAAACGCCATAGAAGCCACCCCTCCGGACAGGAAGGGTGAGATAGATATTAATTATCTGATAACGAGCAAAAATGTTTTACTCACCATAAAGGATAATGGCAACGGGATACCCGAAAACATGCGCGAGAAAATATTTGAACCAAACTTTACCACTAAAAGTTCCGGAACAGGGTTAGGACTGGCATTTGTTAAAAATTCCATTGAAAATGCCAATGGTAAAATTTGGTTCGAAACTACCATAGGCAGTGGCACCGCGTTTTATCTGAGTTTCCCGGCCGCGAGTTAAGGTTGTTTAAGGTGAAAGGATAAAGATAAAAGTCGAAAGATTTTGCTTTGAAGTTTTCCAATTGCCATTCTCTCCTCTGATTTTTACATTTATCCTTTCACCTCGTGTTTCACATGAAATTTCTTTACTGTTTCGGTAACGTGTGCTAAATGATGGTTGCTATGCCAGGCATAGGTTGCCAACGCCCTGATAAGCGATATGGTTTCGCCCGATGCGGGGTGCACAAATGTTCGGGCCCATTCATTCTCGGTAAAACTTTCAAATAAGGCAACAAAACGCTGGTGTATACCCTCCAGCATTTTTAATGATGGCTCAACTGGTAAGCGATAATCGGGCAACAGCGCCCAATCGGCTTCTTCATATGGTTTTATAACCGGGTTGTTTTCGGTTAATGCCAGTTTAAAACGGGTAATAGAGTTCATGTGGCTATCGGCCAGGTGGTGTATTACCTGTCTTAGTGTCCAACCACCTCTGCGGTATGGTGTATCAAGCTCCTGGTAGTTTAAACCGGTAATGGCATGCCGTAATTTGCCGGGCAGCGTTTTAATGTCATCAATCCACTGGCGTATATCTTCATTGGTATATGATGCAGGAGGTGCAAATTTCCCTATCGGGAATTTCATTTGTTCGTCTGTCATGGGCTTAAAAAAATTTAATTTAGACATTAATTTAAACTACCACAAGCTTTTGCCTTAATTTAGCGTTTTGTACCTATTTAGTAAACCGATGGTTAAAAAGATACTTATCATTATTTTCCTTTTAAATAGTTCATTTATATATGCCCAAACCATCAAAACCGATATACTGGTAATAGGCGGCGGAGCCAGTGGTACAGCCGCCGCCATACAGGGTGCGCGCAGCAAATTAAAAACCTTATTGGTTGAACCCGGACCGTGGCTTGGCGGCAGCATGACCGCCGGGGGAATGTGTGTAGTGGAGGGTAACCGTAATTTACCATCGGGCATTTGGGGGGAGTTTCGCAAACATGTAAGAGATTTTTATAAACCCAGGCTTGGGTATGATTCTACTTATAATGCAGTACTGCGGTTTGAGCCATACACAGGTGCTGCTATCCTAAAAAAAATAACAGATACCGTTAAAAATCTAACGGTAAAATTAAATACTCCCTGGACGGCCATTGAAAAGGATGGTACCGGCTGGCAGGTAAGTATAATGGTAAATAATAAAAGCACCACCATTAAAGCCAAGGTAGTTATTGATGCCACAGAAACGGGCGACGTAGCCGCCAAAGCAGGCGAGGCATTTGTATCGGGGTTTGATAGCGCGCTGGATACAGGTGAGGGACTCGCACCGAAAGAAGCTTTGCCGCGCGTACAGGATATTACCTGGATTGCCATTGTAAAAGATTTCGGTAAAACCGCTAACAAAACGATCATAAAGCCTGAGGATTATGACGCTGCCAATTATGCGTGCCTAAAAGGGAAGGATATAGCTAAAATGCTGAACGACGGCCGGTTACCAAATGATAAATATATGATAAAGTGGGCAGGCTGCGGCAATCAATATCCAACTACAGCTGATGATTTGAAACCCGCTAACCGCAATGCTTTTTATGCCAAAGCGCGTTTACATACTTTAGGGCTCGTATACTATTTGCAAACAGAGCTCGGATTTAAAAATCTGGGTATTGATGATGAATTTCCAACGCCAGATCACCTACCTTTTATCCCCTACATCCGCGAGGCCTCACGTGCCAAAGGGCTGGTGCGCATGACACTTAATGATGTGTACGATCCGTATAATCAGGCTTTGAAATTATACCGTACCTCCATAGCTGTTGGCGATGCTTCACCAGGCCAGCATTATGGCGAGGGTACTGCTCCTAAAACAAATTATCCGTCATTTACCGCTTATAGTGTGCCGTTGGGCGCTATTGTTTTAAAAGATCTGGACAATTTATTGGTTACGGAAAAAGCCATGTCGGTATCACACCTGGTAAATGCCAGCAGCATGTATCCGTCAGTACAAATGAGCATAGGGCAAGGGGCGGGTGCTACCGCCGCTTTTTGCGCCTTCTTCAAAACCACTACCAAAAAACTAAATGTGAGGATAATACAGGGCGAATTGCTTGATTTTAAAGCATGGCTATTACCATTTACCGATATAAAGCAAAGTGACCCATATTTCCGGTCAATACAGCAAGTTGGGGCTACTGGTTTGCTAAAGGGCGTACAGCAAGTAAATGGCAACAGCGCGGAACTGCTTTTTATGCCGGATTCTATAGTGAATACCGCGGAGGTAGAACCCTTTTTTAAGGAAATTTATTCCCGTGCTTTTTTATGGTTTAACCGTGAAAAACCGGCCGAAAAATTTACGCAGGGCAATCTTCTTTCATTTATTAGTGAGATCACTTTAACCGAACCAAAGGCCCTGCAGATCAGCATGCAGAAAGCCTGGAAAACGCAATATAAATTCACGTCAGATTTTGATATGAACCGCCCTGTTACACGTCGTGAGTTTGCCGTTTTAACCAACAAATTCCTGAACCCATTTGCCCGCACGGTTGATGTGACCGGAAGAATGCTGAATTAAGATTCTTTCAGAATGGCGTACATGTGTTTATCCATTACTTCGCCGTTTTTAATAAGGGCATGGCGCAGTACGCCTTCTTTAACATATCCGGCTTTTTCCAGTACCCGCATAGATGCGGAATTTTTGTCAAACACACCCGCCTGTAAGCGTATGACATCTAAATTTTCAAAAGCATAGCTGGTTATCAGCCGCACAGCATCTGTTATAATACCACGATTCCAATAAGGTTCGGCAAGCCAGTATCCTATTTCGGCTGTCTTGCTGTTGGCATCAATCATCAAATCTGCAGCTATGCCGCCGCAAACCTGTCCGTCAATGGCTATGGCGAAATTGGTTAGCGGTTGCTGTTTTTTCGTAAAAGCAACCCATTTGGTGGCTTCCTCTAAAGTATAGGGGTAAGGGAAGCGGTCCAACAAAAAAACCGATATTTTAGGGTTGTCCGCATGTTTCTGCAGTGATTCCTCATCACCATCCAACCATCCCCTTAAAGTAAACCCCTTGCCGTGTATTTCCATCCTGTAATAATAAGATGCCTAAAAATAGCAATCATTGCCGAAACTGCTAAATTGCGTTATTTTAAAGGCATTGTGCCATCTATAGCTACATGAAAAAACTACTTACCTTTCTTTTTCTTTTGAATTCCGTGGGACTATTTGCCCAAAAACTGGATACGCTTACCATTGAAAAGATCATGCGTGATCCGCAATGGATAGGAGTATCGCCCTCAAATATCCGCTGGAGCGATGATAGCAAAAAGATCTACTTTGACTGGAATCCAAATAAAACAAGTTCTGATGAGTTGTATGCAATTACCCCGGACAATACAAAGC
This window contains:
- a CDS encoding FAD-dependent oxidoreductase, with translation MVKKILIIIFLLNSSFIYAQTIKTDILVIGGGASGTAAAIQGARSKLKTLLVEPGPWLGGSMTAGGMCVVEGNRNLPSGIWGEFRKHVRDFYKPRLGYDSTYNAVLRFEPYTGAAILKKITDTVKNLTVKLNTPWTAIEKDGTGWQVSIMVNNKSTTIKAKVVIDATETGDVAAKAGEAFVSGFDSALDTGEGLAPKEALPRVQDITWIAIVKDFGKTANKTIIKPEDYDAANYACLKGKDIAKMLNDGRLPNDKYMIKWAGCGNQYPTTADDLKPANRNAFYAKARLHTLGLVYYLQTELGFKNLGIDDEFPTPDHLPFIPYIREASRAKGLVRMTLNDVYDPYNQALKLYRTSIAVGDASPGQHYGEGTAPKTNYPSFTAYSVPLGAIVLKDLDNLLVTEKAMSVSHLVNASSMYPSVQMSIGQGAGATAAFCAFFKTTTKKLNVRIIQGELLDFKAWLLPFTDIKQSDPYFRSIQQVGATGLLKGVQQVNGNSAELLFMPDSIVNTAEVEPFFKEIYSRAFLWFNREKPAEKFTQGNLLSFISEITLTEPKALQISMQKAWKTQYKFTSDFDMNRPVTRREFAVLTNKFLNPFARTVDVTGRMLN
- a CDS encoding GNAT family N-acetyltransferase, with amino-acid sequence MEIHGKGFTLRGWLDGDEESLQKHADNPKISVFLLDRFPYPYTLEEATKWVAFTKKQQPLTNFAIAIDGQVCGGIAADLMIDANSKTAEIGYWLAEPYWNRGIITDAVRLITSYAFENLDVIRLQAGVFDKNSASMRVLEKAGYVKEGVLRHALIKNGEVMDKHMYAILKES
- a CDS encoding YfiT family bacillithiol transferase — translated: MTDEQMKFPIGKFAPPASYTNEDIRQWIDDIKTLPGKLRHAITGLNYQELDTPYRRGGWTLRQVIHHLADSHMNSITRFKLALTENNPVIKPYEEADWALLPDYRLPVEPSLKMLEGIHQRFVALFESFTENEWARTFVHPASGETISLIRALATYAWHSNHHLAHVTETVKKFHVKHEVKG
- a CDS encoding ATP-binding protein, which encodes MTTSGKIRLLLTLIGICLLFTAIIVQKTYAPVNNLVQIGRTVENNLHQKEAYVNGLINDKLKFRLFKYLPDNEQDALNDIDEITNRNNIWFVTLYNNHLRFWSGIKVIPDNLAGITEGYSFIKQPNGYYETVRKSKGDFSVIFFIPIKTNYAFENQYLQNTFNRDLVKENNIDIADFSDRNVYEVHSSNNDYLFSVKEKANAVNDAFVYYELTVWILTILTLCILMHNVCCYVASKDYAWVAAVFLALFIVLFRYINLHYNLPDFTYTLSVFNPAYYASSVVYPSLGDFCINILCILWFVTFLHQQRHRLFNTTPAKVSSYVIAITCILILIVISALFLNLFYGLVINSKISFNVNNVLSLSGFSLLGVLMVCFSFLAFYIINEIALFVCLKLIIPRSHLLFLFIISVILTTVTFAWYKEYTSFYLLWAILVIVRAYGFLYHNGRLNAVTFLCIVLICSLISAIKLNQFETIKERGTREALVQKLEVPDDATADYIFKRIEGQIVADSAIVSYFKQDSLHNRDFLKTRFQKLYFDGYLSKYEFKVHEYNEKDEPVTGDNYSLNVFKDLVLYSSFKVSDYFYRENESFGFQNYFAILPVNYAGRQLGTLVIELKSKPLQSSGSFPELLIDGHIKSEDEFKDYSYAFYIDNKLLSQRGNYVYTLNNTEFNGDIKKYQIKITRSNNGEWYDNFTTYNHLIYKPSNRNLIIVSKEVNSLYNGITSLTFFFVVLLMFSAVIVGIRWAWKRIRIFSITENGIKWHLRLNFDRILYRTRIQFSMIFAVMITLIMVGFITFISISTQYHTQQDKMIRDKITRIVTAFESGIFNKYIYNVNEESQVSFNELANNYSTDLILYDTNGVPLVTTQPKIYEYGLSAKRMNARAFIYLSRLQKSEFVNEEKIGGLSYKAAYAPIISSNKTIAYIQLPYFSNEADYRERISSLLNVMINVYAVVFIAIGLFAIIIARQITAPLNFIQESLSKTIYGKKNEHIKWARNDEIGALIKEYNKMISALEHSAHRLAQSERESAWREMAKQVAHEIKNPLTPLKLGLQLLDKSWKDKDPKFDQKFERFSRSFVEQIESLSSIASEFSAFAKMPDTRIEQINIFEMLGQAVTIFKQMDNIYITYQPPEAPFIISADRDQLLRCFNNLLKNAIEATPPDRKGEIDINYLITSKNVLLTIKDNGNGIPENMREKIFEPNFTTKSSGTGLGLAFVKNSIENANGKIWFETTIGSGTAFYLSFPAAS